The Branchiostoma lanceolatum isolate klBraLanc5 chromosome 1, klBraLanc5.hap2, whole genome shotgun sequence genomic sequence GAAATGTGGCTGCAAAATGGCAcctgaagttatttttcttttcttttcctttgtgttttgactgTTCAAACATTGAAAGTGCTTAGTATCCAAATGGAAAGTAAGAGCAAAGTTAGGTGAATTTTTGAAATGAATTTCTTAAGATGGatcttttattaaaaaaaagtcaGTTTCAAGATTGCCCTCTGCCTTAATGCAGTAATGTCTGAATCACAATCTAAAAAGGTTAGAATAATtcttaggtacatgtatcataattgtTTGtgtgacgtgtgtgtgtgcatgtttgtgacATCAACTACATGCGTCATTATGATGACTGTCAATCATAATGTCATTAGGGGGAATGAAAAGTCACGGTAGACTGATCAAAATGATGATATATTGATGAATCATCACATGTAAAACTTCAGTATACATGTTTATTATATGACCTCAAGTGATATGTAAAATTGTGtacaaacttttaaaacatcGTGTTCATTGATGTACTAAAAAAATGGTGTTTGGGACTTATTGTAATTTTTTCATTTCCTGTGTCACAAATTTTTTTACACGCCATCACAAAAATGCTGACCATGAAAGTTCCATTAGCGAAATTGGGTTCCGCCCATCATTACGGGTTCCCATAGCGACGCATTGACAAACACAATAGTCCTTTGTTGTTGCTGAAGTTCCAATTTTGTAGATGCTCAGAGCAGTTTTCTTCTGACGCTGCCTGCGTTTGGAGAGAACTTTCGGTTGTAGGAGGAATATCTTTTTGAAAATGGACGGTGGAAAGTTGGGCTGTTGGGTGTTTACCCTGACAGTTGCTCTCCTGGTGCAGACTGCTGTAAGGTGAGTGAGTTTTGTCTAGAAGAGTTTACTATCGAGTTTAGAGAAAGCACCtttgtggcatcgtgttggCGTAATGGTTCGGGTGCTTAGCCCAGAACCCATAGGTCCTGAGTTCCAATTCCCTGACAATCCACTaacgttgtgctcttgggaaagacacttaacacgactcctcactccaccctggtgcaaaaatgggtacctgacttcggttggggattgtaggtaaaaggcggtggaaggaaaggGTTGGGTTctaccttccaatactgtgcccttgAAACAATAGTAAGACCCTATTCGGAATTTGTGAAGGCATGAGATGTTGATGATTTTTATGTCAAATATCCTAGTAATAGCAGACTGTATTCCCTGTGTTATCTTTGGATTAAATGCTAAGTCGTCGGCCCCTGTGTTTCTTCCAGCTCTAGAATTTTTTCCTTCATGCCAATTTCAATTGATGAAGCGAAGTGTTGAGAGCAAGGCACAAGAAAGCTAGGGATCCTGAGGTCTGGAGTCATATTTCCCTGCATAATTTTGCAACACATGAAACATTAGTTTCTGCTTTTTGGGGAGCAAATTTGATGCTCTCACAAGGTTTAAGCAAGTCTAGCTTTTCCACTAACTGCAATTTCACAGATAACAATTTTTGGTCGTTATGTGAAGCCATCAGAAGGCAAATCCTCATCTGTCCTGTTTTGACATGCAGTCGTAAGGTGTTGTTAGATTTATTGTCTGTCTTCCTTGAAAAGTCTTCAAATTTTTGTGTTCataattttttctttttactctGTTGTCTCAGTCAAACTGGAATGACAACTGAAGCCTCCAACACCACCAGAAGTAGTAGTGGCGGAGGGGGAGGCCAGAGCGGTGGCCAGGGCGGCTCCTGTGTCGGTGGTTCCGATACTGCGGACTGGGGGGCGTGGCTGGAGTGGCGCAGCGGCGAGATTCTGTTTGCAAACAACTACACCAACGCTAGCCGACCCGGAGGTCAGTGTCATAGTTTTCTACCGTGAAATCATGTCACAACGAGTGTGTGGTTTATGCTACGACATTGTGACCGCAAActgaaaacactgcaagaacCTCCTTTCCACTTCTACTGCAATATTGAATCCCTctcaaaataaatgaatttacagaatGAAGGCACAAAaaatttgttgaaaaacaaaaaaaaggactAACAAAACAAGCTGCATCTTGAAAAGCACTGTTCATTCTAGTACTTGTTCTAGTTCTTGAGACCATTCAACTCCTTAAAAGCTGCCCAAGAGACTGTTTTCTTGGTAAACAAAAGTCACATTTTTACTGTCATTCTCTTTTCTCCAAACAGATCCTAATGATCGCTGGATTGACGTTTCCGTGGGCGTCCGGCTGAGCAACATCGGGTCCCTGTCCGAGTCATCCATGGTGAGTACAGGAGGACCGCCTGCATGGTGTAGCCAAAAATTCCCACATAGCTATGATGGTGATTgtttaaatattcatgaatactGTGGGAGGACCATTACAGTAGCTAATGAGGCATGCAGCACATACTGTACACACCTGTTCACTTCGGcggaaatctaaaaaaaaagaaaagaaaaaaaagcctaTTTTCAAGACCGTAAtgtaaaacacaacattttttcctaggaCTTACAGTAGCTACTATGCAGCACATGATGTACTAGTATGCACCCTGTTCTGAATTGGGTATTTCAGAGTAAGAGTGAAATAGATGTAACCTAcatttaacattaatctgctgggttacatatatctgccactttgaaaaacagtgtttgAGAGAGCTCTAGTGCAGCagaacagtttagatatacattatACTGGAATGTATTTTACAGAAAGACTTTAATGTCAAATTGAAGATCTAGTTGGATGCAAGGGGGACTTATGTTAGTGCCTGGGGGAATTATGTTAGTGCTAGTTATATATCAGGTTTTTTTACTATGCTAAATGCTTATCCGATATTTCTCTTTCATCTAACTCTTTACGAAGCTGTGAGGGACTTCTTAAATTTGTGAAAACTGGCCTTAGAATTAAAGCAAAacccacaatgttttctgtagattgaaatacatttttggtgtACAATCAGAGTTATACATTTGCTTACTCCAGACCTATGATCCATTAATAGTAACAGTAAGTAACTAATTTACCCTCAGCAATATGAGATGAGTATCGACCTGTTCCTGAGCTGGTTTGACGACCGCCTGGCCGGACTGTCCAGTTACATGACTCCTGTACCAGGCAGGCACCTCTGGAACCCTATCTATGCCATGGGGGAGAAGGTgagatatgtgtgtttgtttctgtgtgcgtgtgtgtttgtatatttgtgtgcgtgtttgtgtgtgtgtgtatgtgtgtgtgtatatttgtgtgcgtgtttgtgtgtgtgtatttgtgtatgtgtgtatatgtatgtttgtgtgtgtgtgtgcgtatgtgtgtgtgtggagctggtgtgtgtgtgtgtgtgagtctgcgtgtatatgtgtgtgcttgcgtgtgtttgtgcataTTCACATGCGTATGTATgagaatgtgtgtgtatgtgaatgagtgagtgaaagcACAAAGACCCAACATTCTGTCAAGAGACAGTGACAGTCATGAAAGCTCTCAACAGCTAAACTTTTACTTGAGACAGTTATGTAAGGGTGAAACTTATGGTATGTTTGCCCTGACTGTTTCAGGTGGACCCGCTGTGCTCTGACGAGAGCTGTCTGATGGAGAGTGACGACCAGATCTCCACCTGGCTCTGTCCTGATGGAAACGTGCACCACATCGCAAAGTAAGGTCACTTCAACAATGTCACTTCAGATACAAGcttagtcatgtttgggaccacattctcccactgcagcgccacctagcagtgggaagtagaaATGCAGTAATAGCAATGCCCTGTTTCctcacccctatgttccaacaccccctaatcctaacccttacaTGGGTGTGGAACGTAGTGGTGTCGGAATGTACAGGTGTTGGAACAGATCATAACATTGGGCTGTCCCCGCCTTAAGGAAGACAGCAGAAGGACGAGAAATGTTTACAGGTGGATTTCTCTTGGTGTGTGTGAAGGACTTTTAATTAAAATTAACTATTGAATTACCAagaacctgatgaaactattcatacTTCATTATATCTAATATCATTATGTACCCGTTTCCTCTTAGACAAGATGTGAAGATCACCTGTGCCATGAACCTGCGCTTCTACCCGCTGGACAAGCAGGAGTGCACCTTTGAGATCCACGGATGTAAGTCATGTAGTATAATGTTCCTACTTCATATAATACTTTTTTCTGTAGGGTGTAGGCTTCCTCCCTCATACCAAACCATTATGGTTTTCCCGAATCACTAATTTTGCAATGCGAAATCAGGTTGTGTGCCATAGTACCAGTTAGTATTGCcctaaggaaggtgacagacggtcactgaaacatcaactgttgattgtatatagatcctggttgtgaataaagaaccttgtttTAGAATACTGATAttctaacctgatgaaattagtCATGGAATAAAACTtacagtgtacattttgtacttttgttaaGGAAGGGTTTCACATATCAGGAATGTGCTAACTACTTTCATCACATCTCTTTCATTCAATCTTTCAAGTGAAGGTTAGAATCACCAAGTTCACCTATGAACAAGATGGGTCATCGTAACTTGTGACTTGTGTGTGTCAGTCAGATGATGGTTGTATGTTTATTATTGTTTACACAGATGACAGCATGCGGTTCCTGCTCGACCCCAGTTTCCAGTGGGTGGTACCGGGGGTTCCCGTGGTTACCGATGCTGAGTCCATCCACTCGCAGTTTGAGGTGACCCAGGTCGACTTCAATGCCAAGTACAACTCCTTCCTCTCCAGCGTCGCTCGTAAGAACGaagtctttttttgtcaaaggCCAAACAAATACAAGTCCATGGATGTCATCCTTTGGAAATGTCAAATTAGATCTGGGGATGCAAATGAATTACCTTCTTTTGCCATATCAAATGCTTAAATACCTACTATATGTGTAGTATGGAGTCATTTTGATATTTAGTGTCaagacaatgaaaacaaaattcatcaATCAAATTCTTTTGAAATGTTAGGCAAAAGAATATAGCTATTACAAATGACATCCTCCAGAAACCCTTattctgatgtacatgtaacagtgtaAAAAGATTTAGTATATCTTGTGAAAGGATCCATGTGTGCTTTCGTTTGTCAAAGTTTCAGCATAATTAcatcatacattgtatttcttgttGTGTTGTATGTCTTCCACAGAATGTTCCTACCATAAGGGATCCTATGCCTACTACACCGAAGGCTGTTCCAAGAAGTGTGAAAACTATGGCGGGACTAAACTGTCAGAGACAAAAGATGACTGCGTGGACACCAATAAACGTAAGTCACATTGATCTGTTTATCTCTTGTTATGATCACAGAAAGATacatatacctacatgtacatgaccttGAGATTTGCATGTGTCTGTTTTCACTTGATCTTTGTGATCaccaaaatcaagatggccgtGTACGCGAATCTGTTTTGGGGATCACCATAAAAGCAAATCTCTTTCCTCGATCACAGaaagcctacatgtacattgtacatgatcaCGACCTCCCCGTACCTGTATGTGAATCTGTTTTGTGGATTACCATAAACCCAAAGCTGTTTTCTTAACCACAGATAGCCCAACACCTACACATCCTTGCtatcaccatgtacatgtactagcttgAATCTTTTGGAGGGTGGGGGGAGGTATCTGTACATTGTTATCAATActattctgtttttgtttgttttttgatcACAGAAAGCCCCAACACCTACACAACCTTGGCCATCACCATGTACATGAAGCGTCGCCTGTCGTACTACATGATGGAGATCTACGTGCCCAGCATCACCATCGTGTGTCTGTCCTGGGTCGCCTTCTGGATCAACCGTGCTGCCGTGCCGGCCCGCGTGGCGCTCGGTATCACCACCGTGCTGACCATGATCACTCAGAGTACCAGGGTGGTCGACATGCCACAGGTCgggacatttttttcttattttgcattgCATTTCCTAGTTGTAGAGtggaaatttgttttttgtACATAACTGTATGTACTTGTTTCCTACTTTGTGTTAGTTGTAACCCAGGGCCCTGGCACTGAGCATGACagaaatgaatgtgaataattTATGAAATGATGGTTAGTGAAGATGGTCATGGATCAATTAGTACTCAAAAGGGAGATTTGCTTTGCAACTCAAGAAGACCACTGCCACATAGTAACTGCAAAAGTTGTTTGCTTTCATTGTTAAGGATAAGGTTAGGTTCAAACTGGAAGCAGgtaactttgttttcatttttcttttcaaatttccTGTTTGTAAGCCATTATCAGTGATGCATACTGCTCTGGCCTGCCATTGCTTGCATCAAatttaacaatacatgtattgtgtaatgttgaatgtttgtttatctgtgtgtttgtacatcTGTTTATCAGATCTCCTATGTGCGTGCCATTGATGCCTGGCTCCTGGCCTGCCAGTGCATGGTGTTCGGTGCCCTTCTGGAGTACGCCATCGTCAACTACTACGATCGCAAGCCTAGGGCCAAGGTAACAAAACAGTTCTGTACATTATTGTGGAAACAATTCCATCAACTTGAAAGTTATTAGCTATGATATTTGTTAGTCTAGCACCATATTTATTGTCTGGATTTTTAGTCTTATAtaccaattacatgtatgttggtctAATAGTAtttatttttgggtggtacAAGTTTAAGCGGGTGTATCACTGGACTGTACCAAATTGCGTTTTGAAATTGTACCAACTTTGCAAATTTGTACCAATTTTCCTGGTATGCGACGTATCAATTTTGCATATGAAGCGTGACTCAGTCCATTCTGAAATCATGAGTTATTCATGATTCCAACTGTAAAACTGGACCCTGGTCCAGTGAAAATAAatctattgtttatcatattatgtattttcttgtggtgcaaacaaacaaacaaacaaacaaacaaacaaacaatcaaccaaccaaccaaacaaagaaacaaagaaacaaagaaacaaagaaacaaagaaacaaacaaacaaatgtctgAATCCTGTCCACAGACTGCCGCCGCCCCTCCCCAGCCCGTGAAGGTCGTGAGGCTCCCCAACACCCCCAGCGAGAAGGGGTCGATGAATGGCCACATGGTGCCCCCGGAGCCGCCCAAGAAGCCCAAGAACCCGGACGACGAGGGCATCGCCGCGATGATCGACAAGGGCGCCCGGATCCTGTTCCCGCTGTCGTACCTCGGGTTCAACATCTTCTACTGGGTGTACTATTCTGTGGCGGAGCAGCACCATTAGGTCTGTTGGTACATACCAGTCATGGAATTTGCCGTGTCATGATGGCGGCCTACCTCTGTCAGTAAACACTGAAAGGTAGTAGTGGCTGTGATGATGTTAATGTGTGAGCAGTATAATGATGTTATGATAAGATGATTACCATAAGTGCATTTCATAACTGCATGCCATTTGCTATGTTTCAAGAGCAAGTATCAAGTTTAtctatgtacataatgtaccGCAGACTCACTATCATATTATAAATGTTTACTATATGTAACTATATTACAGGAAAAATTCATGAACTAGGTTGAAAAATACCTGATACCTTAAACATGTAACTTGTCTGTTGAATCGTCAGTGTTTCGTCACTTTAATGCAGAAAGTTTATTATACAAGGATTGTTTGCTTTATTCTCCCTGACATTAATGGATGGATTATGTGGTCTTATTTTAGAAGCTTTACCATTAAGAAGAGCCTTACATTTAGAAAAGAGGCTTTGCACCTGGTATCTTAATGAAGATTAGTTAGACTAGTTGTTTAAGACTAGCAGGTGTGTCACAATTACTGAAAACCCTTTTCTTACTACCCTTAAAATTCGATGTTAATACTCTTAGAACAGTCACTCATCTACAGTCAGCTTAATCCTTTAATTTGCTGTAATGCTATTCAGTCTCTAATCCAACAAGAGTTCACagacctcatatctccgtgAACTatcctgtttatgcaaatgacttacacactcacataatatatgcttgttcataaacatctttatctaacttacacaagttgcaatattgacagtcctattattttccatttagatgaattatggcgcttttgcatttattatgcaaattaggaattcatttgcataattggtatctgttgatgtcatacttgccataaactacttatgatacatgcatttgagccttttaatggaaaacactgcaaatatacattttcctcattagttatgcaaatcaagtcccaattagcataatttgcacatcattgtgtacatctctgtctaagctacctgcatactaaatatcatagagaTCTGTCCTTCCTTTGTGCCGTTAttatccttagaagattttcacaataacgcccctgcagttccagagcaacttgctagggggcccaaacctacattacttttgttatttcttcacaagctatcagccacctaaaaatcaagaccatagcatgtccaggtcaaaagatacaaaaaaggaagttctgctgcagtatcaaggtcaaataccagggggcccaaaattgaccttgaactttggctacacaacacctgcccacataccaaatatcatcgtaattcatCAAGAGGTTAGTGccgaaacacaaacagacaaacagacacatacacagacacacccaaaactatatctccatttttcatggagataataataaaTATATGGAGCCGAGGATGTTAAATTTAAGCTCTGAAATTTATTCATGACTTATGGGCAATATAATGTATGAATGGCCATGTTTCATCTACTAATTTAAAACTGATTATTTTGCCAGCTTAGTTATGTGCAGTTCAGCACTTACAGCCATCGACTTTACTTATGAATTTTGGAAAGCATGTCTTATTTGTTGAATAAAGTCTTACTCAAAGGCTGCAAACATGGATGTTGCATCATATTCTACCTTGCAGTGGTGTGTTCCGGTTGGTGTTGGACTGCCAGTTACATCCCTATATACCTTCAGAAACAGCCAAGACTTAATGTAAAACTATGGATATATCTGTACAATACTGTACTACCGCAAGACTTGAGAGAAAAACATATTGCGGAATGCTGTATGTAAAACATGAGACAGTGAGTTCATGTGTAATGTATCACATTCCATGCATCTATCAGTGCTTTGTTATAACTTATCACTGGCTAAGCTCAGTTTTGTGCAGTTTATCATCTAGTCTACATGTAGGCTGATTGTAAGCTGCAGCTGTAATATTTACCCAAGAGTAATTGAAATAGAACGAGACTGTAAGCCTGCACAAAAATGTTTAACTGGGGTGTAAAACAGCCCAGATATAAAGTGTACTTAGGAGTGATAGACAAATGCTTCAGCACTCAACACCTGGCAGTTTTGACTGAAAGCTTTTCAATTATCTAAATTTTAGATTAACAAATGGTGCAGAGTTGTGATGTTTCTGAGCATAGCAGGCAGCCAATAGGACGTAGAATATTACACAAAatcctccctctctccctccctccctcttcCTTGCCCCTTCCTTCACTCTCCCTTCCTAGCGTAAATGAAAAAATTGCACCATGCTAGTAGTATAAATTAAAATCATCTTAGTGCAAGAAATGCTGTTGTAATTTCAGGATAATACGACAGGTGGCGATGTTAGTCTCCACGCCTCGAAAATCGCAAATTGAGAATAAAGTGACGTCCAATTCGCTTTACGGGCAAGGTCCCCTGTTCTGTCCGATACACTAGTACATGCAGGTTAGATTAGTACCTTAgggaattttccaatttttgttgataaataaatgaacagtTGGTTGCAGTGTATGACATTCCAGTCCTGTCTTACAGCGTTTTGGTAAATGATGCCACTGTAGCGATGTTTCTTATTCCCAACGGAGGTCGTCTGCACAACGTTGGACGACAAACGGAACGTATGAGTAAGTGTCAGGTGACGTAtccgttgctatggcaacccTATCTCTGGTATTTTCAATTCCCGAGGGAGGGTTCAATTGCCATTCGAGTTGCCTCATCAGGAGGAAAACTGGTCTGTATTCGacatgtgaaaaatcaacacaattcagctggtttgaataaagattgattgattgattgattgagagaAGTAAGGTCAAGTGGAAAATCTTGGTTCTGCCATCTATAATCGATCCATATCTACATTTctcatttccattttttcgaCCTGTGTTCCGTTCCGGTTCGTTCCGATCCATTCCGGTATTTAAAACGACCTAAAGTGTCAAGCACCAAAGCTTCAACCAAACTTACATCTTCTTCCcactttgaaatgaaatgaaccaGTCATTTCTCTGAAGGTACTACGAATGGACGCAGACAGGCATGGTTGAAAAAAATATCGTGTTGCACAAAAGACGCTCATATAGCGGTTGATTTCGCACACTGGAAGAAGATACGCCCCGACAGAAACAGATGGGGTGTTTAAATCTTTGTGGCCAGCACTTCATCAAGATTTTCTAAGAGAAATGAGCCTGTCTGAACCAGTAGGAGTTCAAGAAGCGGCACTCTATTACCAACTGTGCCTTTCTCTCCGAAACTTCATTAGAAATACAACTAAAGTATACTATACCCCGACATGAACATATCGCAAAATGTATGACTCCTCTATACAGGCCTAATACTTCATCAGGCTTGATAGGCGCAGAGGCAGTACTCTACCCACAGCGCCACTCTTCCCATGGGTTTAACAGAAGTGTAAATGACGTCCCGTACCTCGGCAGGTGCAGTAAAATTGATGGTGAATGTGTTTACCGACATTATTTTTAGCTTACCTTCCCGTCGGCGGTATGGCGCGGCCACACTATCTTGATTTCACGGATGACATGCATTGGAGACCCCAAATCTCATGCAGgtgtgaaatgaaaatgaacgaGATGGTACTAAAGATATAAGATGTTTAAATGTGGGGAATCATGGAGGgaaacagatgtacatgtaacaaggaCATGCCGAAAACTGTAAAAACAGACACCTGTTCTCGGAACACACATGTTTAGAGGCGACGAATTTCTCTCACATATCATGTATATGAAGTATTTTCGCATATCGTTGTTTATCATTTGAAacgtatcaattttttttcagaagaaaGTTACACATCTGCAATTTATTTCAGTGGATTCAATAATACAGTAATTAGTTAAACTGCTTCAGGACCAGACGTTTCAGAGTTCGAATCCCGACTGTTGTCACCCCCTAGTCGCAAAGGGTTGCATTCTACACTGTTCACAGTGACAGTGTGAGAAAGCGGTGAAATTTCCCTGGTAAATTGAACCTGTATATACTACACATGGCGTCTGGTCTTCTGAAGACCAACGGAATATTAGCTGAAATCAAAACTGGACCGACAGACATGTAACGTTTCTCTCATTTCagcctttttttcttaaaacatTGATCGGGCAGATGTTTCCATTGAATTGATTTCAAATGCGTGTGGCTTCCTAACAATATGTATTGACGGTGTTTTAGGTCTCCCCCATCGGCAGTAACGGAAACGCCTGGAGGCACACAAAAAAGTGTTACTTGGACCAGGTCACGTGATGCACCTACCTGTCGTGCTGAGCTATTGCACCTCTGGGAACGAGGGAGGGACGAGAAGGGGTTTCATATCCATTGTAAAACACGGAACATGTGTACTGAATATATCATGTCGGGCGATGATGTATGGGAGTGAGCCATAGGCCAGGCGGTCGACCGAATAACCAAGGGCGATACTTTATGAATCTAGGTCACGGTAAATTGATGGTCTCCTTTGAAGTAAAGGTACTTTACAGGTATGTCAACTTTTCGTGCCCAAGGCAAAGTTACTTACACCACAATAAATATAACTTCAGTTATTTACGTCGTTTTTATTTATATAGTATTTAATGAAAAATAGACGAGCCCACCACatttatcgataagagtaggggtccatcccggtgtgagttcatcaaatgaatctgtccgggtatgcagcttgtactcttcggtacaaacctggtgtgttacgccatgaggcggtttaccgggtttTCAATAGATaaccaaaatacaaacaaaaaagcttTAGAAAGTAGGAAGAAGGCATTTGAATTCAGGCTATAGTTGCATTGATCTATCTTCATATTGAATAGCGCGTCCTTAAATCGAACTCTGTCTATAGATAGAAGCCGTTTGTTGTTGACCTTCGTTTGCGGCGACCTTGGGAAATGGTGACGATAAAACTGACaagataaaaacatgacaaaagacAGCCACCGGGAATTGCGTGAAGCTCCGGTGTAAGGTTCACTGATTTACTACCATATTGAATCACATGTCCTCAATTCGAACCTTGCCTAGTAACCGTTTGGTATTGACCTTCACATCTGTCGTGACCTTGGGACATGATGACGGCTAATCTGTGGCTTATCTCAACAAAATTCCTCTGAACCTCGACAAAACCCAGGATGCCTAAAGTAGCTGTCAACACGGCCATCATAACGACTGACATGACCCAAAAATCCAAGCAATGTTGCGGTGAGATGCAATAAAGATATTAGGTTACAACTTGCTGTACGCTTTTGTTTACATTAAAAAGAATATCGCGGAATGAATATTTGATTTATGTAGCGGAATAGTTCAAACAATGCTACGCTGATCGTAGGATGAGTACTGTTATGCAGGGACTGTTTCTGACCAAGAAAATCGAAGGATGATAATGTTGAAGAGGTcttaaaatgtaataaaacgcGTCGTATTGTATTTCACTATAGGTTTGCTTTTTGTAAACCTCAATGAACGTTATGGGAATCAGGTACATAAATCATTAGAGAATGTTTCCGTGTGGTCGTGGAATTCGTCACCCAAGAGGTTTCAAACTGGGAGGGTTGCTAGATAAAAACGCTTAACTTGTCTACAGACATATCTGTGctttttgtaacgttatatttgttcTGCTCCTTTTATCATCTCCTAtggtacggtcacatttccaaaccggcgcCCGGCCGTGCAGTTTGCGGGCATGAATAAAATGATACTAAAGacgaaaaaacacacaaaacgtaaaaatcaGTGATTACCATaatctgtgtatatttcttgatataacttttaaatatatgaatatttcGTTTGATTTTAAACGAATTTGAAATGTTACCCTAGCATTATGTGTTATAGACCTTATAACTAGTCACCATTCTGCACGTAAGAAATTCAATATACCTGTTACATAAGATAATGGAAGGACGTATATAGGCACATGGGAGTCACACTGCATAAATCTCCAACATCATGTCCATTTTGAA encodes the following:
- the LOC136435574 gene encoding glycine receptor subunit alpha-2-like, translating into MDGGKLGCWVFTLTVALLVQTAVSQTGMTTEASNTTRSSSGGGGGQSGGQGGSCVGGSDTADWGAWLEWRSGEILFANNYTNASRPGDPNDRWIDVSVGVRLSNIGSLSESSMQYEMSIDLFLSWFDDRLAGLSSYMTPVPGRHLWNPIYAMGEKVDPLCSDESCLMESDDQISTWLCPDGNVHHIAKQDVKITCAMNLRFYPLDKQECTFEIHGYDSMRFLLDPSFQWVVPGVPVVTDAESIHSQFEVTQVDFNAKYNSFLSSVAQCSYHKGSYAYYTEGCSKKCENYGGTKLSETKDDCVDTNKQSPNTYTTLAITMYMKRRLSYYMMEIYVPSITIVCLSWVAFWINRAAVPARVALGITTVLTMITQSTRVVDMPQISYVRAIDAWLLACQCMVFGALLEYAIVNYYDRKPRAKTAAAPPQPVKVVRLPNTPSEKGSMNGHMVPPEPPKKPKNPDDEGIAAMIDKGARILFPLSYLGFNIFYWVYYSVAEQHH